The following coding sequences lie in one Hippoglossus hippoglossus isolate fHipHip1 chromosome 14, fHipHip1.pri, whole genome shotgun sequence genomic window:
- the nova1 gene encoding RNA-binding protein Nova-1 isoform X2 produces the protein MEEGEYFLKVLIPSYAAGSIIGKGGQTIVQLQKETGATIKLSKSKDFYPGTTERVCLIQGTVEALNGVHNFIAEKVREMPQSAQKPEPVSILQPQTTVNPDRVKQAKLIVPNSTAGLIIGKGGATVKAVMEQSGAWVQLSQKPEGINLQERVVTISGEPEQNRKAVEIIVQKIQEDPQSSSCLNISYSNVSGPVANSNPTGSPYANTAEVMPNAAAAAATASSLLGQAGLTGMGAFPTAMSSFSGNDLLAITSALNTLASYGYNTNTLGLGLNPAAASGVLAAVAASANPAAAAAANLLASYASDASGSAGHPAAGLGGFSLGSLAAATGASNGYLNASSPLMASSLLAAEKLGDGAKDVVEIAVPENLVGAILGKGGKTLVEYQELTGARIQISKKGEFIPGTRNRKVTITGSPAATQAAQYLISQRITYEQGVRATNPQKVG, from the exons CGAGTACTTCCTGAAGGTGCTGATCCCCAGCTATGCAGCCGGCTCTATAATTGGCAAGGGCGGCCAGACCATCGTACAACTGCAGAAAGAGACGGGTGCCACCATTAAGCTGTCCAAATCCAAAGACTTCTACCCAG GAACAACAGAACGTGTCTGTCTGATACAGGGTACAGTCGAAGCTCTCAATGGTGTTCACAACTTCATTGCGGAGAAAGTCCGTGAGATGCCCCAGAGCGCCCAGAAACCCGAACCTGTCAGCATACTGCAGCCACAGACCACCGTCAACCCTGACCGCGTCAAACAG GCCAAATTGATCGTGCCCAATAGCACGGCTGGGCTGATCATTGGCAAGGGTGGAGCCACAGTGAAAGCTGTGATGGAGCAGTCAGGGGCTTGGGTGCAACTCTCCCAGAAGCCAGAGGGCATCAACCTCCAGGAGCGAGTGGTAACCATCAGTGGGGAGCCTGAACAGAACCGCAAGGCTGTGGAGATCATAGTGCAGAAGATCCAGGAGGAccctcagagcagcagctgtctCAACATCAGCTATTCTAACGTCTCGGGTCCAGTGGCCAACTCCAACCCCACTGGATCCCCCTACGCCAACACGGCTGAGGTCATGCCCAACGCGGCCgcagctgctgccactgcctcCAGCCTTCTGGGTCAGGCCGGCTTGACGGGAATGGGTGCCTTCCCCACCGCCATGTCTAGCTTCTCTGGCAATGACCTGTTGGCCATCACCTCAGCCCTCAATACATTGGCCAGCTATGGCTACAACACTAACACCCTTGGCCTTGGCCTCAACCCTGCAGCTGCCTCTGGGGTTCTTGCTGCAGTAGCAGCTAGCGCTaacccagctgctgctgctgcagctaacCTGCTGGCCTCCTATGCCAGCGATGCCTCAGGCAGTGCTGGCCACCCTGCTGCAGGCCTTGGTGGGTTCTCCCTGGGTTCTCTAGCAGCTGCTACAGGGGCTTCCAATGGTTACCTAAATGCTTCATCCCCGCTGATGGCCTCCTCTCTACTGGCAGCAGAGAAGCTGGGAGATGGGGCCAAGGACGTGGTTGAGATTGCTGTTCCTGAAAATCTGGTTGGTGCCATTTTGGGGAAAGGAGGGAAAACGCTGGTCGAGTACCAGGAGCTAACAGGAGCCCGAATCCAGATCTCCAAAAAGGGAGAGTTCATTCCTGGTACTCGGAACCGTAAAGTTACCATAACAGGGTCGCCAGCCGCTACACAAGCAGCGCAGTATCTGATCAGCCAGAGGATCACGTACGAGCAGGGTGTGCGTGCTACCAACCCACAAAAGGTGGgctaa